The proteins below come from a single Miscanthus floridulus cultivar M001 chromosome 1, ASM1932011v1, whole genome shotgun sequence genomic window:
- the LOC136508081 gene encoding plasmodesmata-located protein 3-like, with the protein MMGIRRARRFLFLAAAAVAVLLLHAPPPASCADIYALIYKGCANQSFPGGVAPASIAALSATLSAQSASAKFYKTSSSSASTASATSVFGLFQCRGDLSATDCAACVSRATSSWPGVCGASVAARVQLAGCLALYEVSGFPQVSGIQMLFKTCGTGGGGGGGDFEMRRDTAFAALEGGVATSSGGFVATSYQAVYSMAQCEGDLSTGDCSQCITQAVQHVEVECGGAPSGQVYLDKCYISYSYYPHGVPHGGGAGGQQTAKTVAIVLGGAVGLGFVVSCLLFARSLVKKKDDY; encoded by the exons ATGATGGGCATTCGCAGAGCTCGCCGGTTCCTCTTCCTGGCGGCGGCCGCAGTCGCCGTCCTGCTGCTCCACGCGCCGCCGCCTGCGTCGTGCGCCGACATCTACGCGCTCATCTACAAGGGCTGCGCCAACCAGAGCTTCCCGGGCGGGGTGGCGCCCGCGAGCATCGCCGCGCTCTCCGCCACGCTCTCGGCGCAGTCCGCCTCCGCCAAGTTCTACAAGACCTCCTCTTCCTCGGCCTCCACGGCCTCCGCCACCTCCGTCTTCGGCCTCTTCCAGTGCCGCGGGGACCTCTCGGCCACCGACTGCGCCGCCTGCGTCTCCCGCGCCACGTCCTCCTGGCCGGGCGTCTGCGGCGCCTCCGTCGCCGCGCGGGTCCAGCTCGCCGGCTGCCTCGCGCTCTACGAGGTGTCCGGCTTCCCCCAGGTCTCCGGCATCCAGATGCTCTTCAAGACCTGCggcacgggcggcggcggcggcgggggcgactTCGAGATGCGCAGGGACACCGCCTTCGCCGCGCTCGAGGGCGGCGTCGCCACCAGCTCCGGCGGCTTCGTCGCCACCAGCTACCAGGCCGTCTACTCCATGGCGCAGTGCGAGGGCGACCTCTCCACGGGGGACTGCAGCCAGTGCATCACCCAGGCCGTGCAGCACGTCGAGGTCGAGTGCGGCGGCGCGCCCTCCGGACAGGTCTACCTCGACAAGTGCTACATTAGCTACAGCTACTACCCCCACGGCGTGCcccacggcggcggcgcgggag GGCAGCAGACAGCAAAGACTGTAGCCATTGTGCTCGGGGGAGCTGTAGGCCTGGGTTTCGTGGTCAGCTGCTTGCTTTTCGCCAGGAGCctggtcaagaagaaggatg ATTACTGA